TATAAGCACTTCGATATGTATCTGAATTGTCCTCAAAGTCTATGCCCCATCTTGTCCCTACCAGGGTTTGGTAGAGGGACAGATGGGGGCGCATAAGCCAGAATGGATCCATTCTGTTCTAGAATTAGACCAAGAAGATATTTAGCACCTCAACACAAAGACCTCAAAACGTGATTCAACAATGCTATCAAGTTATTTCTTCTAACTTTTAATGGGCATAAACACCACTTCCGtgttccctcccacccaccttgtGGAGAGATTCCATCCATTCTATTCAGTTTCTGCAGAGGGTGTGACCGGCCACCAGCAAATTTTCCTTCTGTAATCTGAGGATCACACTTCACCACGATCAGGCCACATGTCTCTCCTGACCGCCAGTAGATTAGAATGAATGCAGGCGGGCTGTTTTATGATAAGTCTCTTTTGCAAGCAAGAAATGAGACCCCAAGATACTCTACAGCATGATGGGGGATATCCCTGGACAATCATCCGTGGtcggaaaatgtttttaagaaagattAGTTAAGGTTTTGAACTACTAAGTGGTTTATTGTCCTGTTGCTAAGAATGAGCAGGAGACCTTGATGTCAGGTGTCAGTGTGGGAGGTGTGGGATCCTCCCCCGCCACCGCCCTCACGGGCCATCAGCAGCCATTCCCTGGGCTCTTAAGGGAGTCTCTGAGTTCACTTACCTTTGCCCCTCACAACCTGTACTCCTGCCCATTACTGAGAAGGGCCCTTCCTTCAGACCCTTCAGGGGCTTCTCATTTCCCTCTAGACAAAGTCTCTGCTTGGTAGATaccgcccccgccctgccccacaCCCAGGCTCTGGCCAGGACCCCTGGCTGCCCCCCGTGTAGGACAAGAGCCCCACTCACCCGGCCAACTCTAGGTCAGAAGCCCTCAGTACCCAAGCCTTCTATTTGCTTCCTAGAACTTCTCTGCCTGGGATACACCATTTTTGCAGCCGTGTTTTAATAGCTGTGTCCCCTGTTAGCTGTTGAGGATGGGGACCCTTTTTACTAGctcccctgtctgcccctcctgtccGGTCCAGTAGACACTCAATGCTCAGCATAGACGtgttggaggaagaaaagaaacagaatgagggGTAAAATGTAAACAATTCAGGCATGCCTCCGGTGCTTTGATTTATCCATAAATCTGCACgcaaacagaaagcaaatcagtAGCCCTGACAGAGTGCAGACAGCGACTTTGCTCATTGCGCCACGGTTTCGTACTGAACCTATAACCAGTGTGTCGAGAAGGTGCATCTTCAAGGCAgtttgttttacttcttcatgATAATGTTTGCTCAGAAGCCCGAGCTCATCTCAGGGTTCGCCATccccggggagggagggagctctcAGACTGAAAGTTTCTTGAGGGGACGCTCGCACACCCAGAGTCCTCGGCAGTGGTTCCTTGAGCATCGTTCATGCTCGGAAATTTTTGGAAAGAACAGGTGAATGGCACACCCCCTCCCCTTTACTCCCCTGCTGTGTGCCCAGCTTCCCCGCACATACCCATGTGGCACACGGCTCTAGTCTTGCCAGTGACGGACAGGCGAGTGGAACCGGGACTGGGGAGGATGTGGACACCGGACTCTGAGCGTCCATTTCCTCTCTGAGCCAGAAGTCGGCTTTCTATAGATCTTACCAGAAATCTTACCTTTTGATCAAATTTTATTCTGAGTATTGAAGTTATGAATTCAGAACCCCGTCCCATAACACTTTTAAGCAAGCATATCGCACACGCTCGTGAATGATACACTCGCGTATGGTAATTACATAAATTTATGAGAAATTAACCAGCTATTGCAAATCACTTAGAACACTATATCGAAAATACGTCATTTAAGTTTTCATCTTAAACTGAATATGGTGACGTTCATAGTAAAAGACCCAAGTGCTGGTTTAGTATTTAGTTGGACGGTTTCTGCTGTTTCTGTTGACGTGCACCGACTTGGGTGCACAGGTTCGTGTGGTGGGTCAGGTGCGTTTAAGGGCTGACTCCAAGCAGGGCCCTGAGCTGGGTGACCACAGACAGGCCTCCACCTTGTCCATCTGGGAGGTGTCTGAGTCGCGCGTCCCCCTGAGCGCCAGGACACCCAgatgtgcgggggggggggggccttgcTGTAGATCTCAGCCGCCCCCTGTAGTGCGCAGAGGTAACGTGGCCTCACTGACTGTCGCCTGCCTCCCACAGGTGACAAGTGTCTGTCGGATATGCCCTACGACGGCGGCGCCAGCTACGAGAAGGAAAACGAGATGATGCAGACCCACGTGATGGACCAAGCCATCAACAACGCCATCAGCTACCTGGGGGCTGAGTCCCTGCGCCCGCTGGTGCAGACGCCCCCGGGCAGCTCGGAGGTCGTCCCGGGCATCAGCCCCATGTACCAGCTCCACAAGCCCCACGCGGAGGGCCCCCCGCGGTCCAACCACGCGGCCCAGGACAGCGCCGTGGAGAACCTGCTGCTGCTCTCCAAGGCCAAGTCCGTGTCCTCCGAGAGGGAGGCGTCCCCAAACAACAGCTGCCAAGACTCGACGGACACCGAGAGCAACGCCGAGGAGCAGCGGGGCGGCCTCATCTACCTGACCAACCACATCACGCCCCATGCGCGCAACGGCCTGTCCATCAAGGAGGAGCACGCGGCCTACGACGTGCTGCGGGCGGCCTCCGACGGCTCCCAGGACGCCTGCCGCGTGATCGGCGCGGGCGGGGAGCCCATGAAGGTGTACAAGTGCGAACACTGCAGGGTGCTCTTCCTGGACCACGTCATGTACACCATCCACATGGGCTGTCACGGCTTCCGTGATCCTTTTGAGTGCAACATGTGCGGCTACCACAGCCAGGACCGCTACGAATTCTCGTCCCACATCACCCGGGGCGAGCACCGCTTCCACATGAGCTAAACCCCGCGCGGCCGCCGGCCCGCAGAGGAAGCACgcgtgggtggggatgggggtggggggaggggggggtggccAGGCCCTCCCCTCCCGCCAGCAGCACGGACTGGACCAGAAccttgtgcttttgatttctcGGTggttctcttgttttgttttgtagttttcagtcgGTTGGGGTTTGATTTGCTTTGGAACACGagacgattttttttttatggttag
This DNA window, taken from Panthera tigris isolate Pti1 chromosome A2, P.tigris_Pti1_mat1.1, whole genome shotgun sequence, encodes the following:
- the IKZF1 gene encoding DNA-binding protein Ikaros isoform X16; its protein translation is METGVLTQIPRPLLSVAGPQNTRRPECADGCWDGAASWRGHTGHTDNLRTMDADESRDMSRVSGKESPPVSDTPDDGDEPMPIPEDLSTTSGGQQSSKSERGAGERPFQCNQCGASFTQKGNLLRHIKLHSGEKPFKCHLCNYACRRRDALTGHLRTHSVGKPHKCGYCGRSYKQRSSLEEHKERCHNYLQSMGLPGTLYPVIKEEANHSEMAEDLCKIGSERSLVLDRLASNVAKRDKCLSDMPYDGGASYEKENEMMQTHVMDQAINNAISYLGAESLRPLVQTPPGSSEVVPGISPMYQLHKPHAEGPPRSNHAAQDSAVENLLLLSKAKSVSSEREASPNNSCQDSTDTESNAEEQRGGLIYLTNHITPHARNGLSIKEEHAAYDVLRAASDGSQDACRVIGAGGEPMKVYKCEHCRVLFLDHVMYTIHMGCHGFRDPFECNMCGYHSQDRYEFSSHITRGEHRFHMS
- the IKZF1 gene encoding DNA-binding protein Ikaros isoform X18; amino-acid sequence: METGVLTQIPRPLLSVAGPQNTRRPECADGCWDGAASWRGHTGHTDNLRTMDADESRDMSRVSGKESPPVSDTPDDGDEPMPIPEDLSTTSGGQQSSKSERGAGERPFQCNQCGASFTQKGNLLRHIKLHSGEKPFKCHLCNYACRRRDALTGHLRTHSVIKEEANHSEMAEDLCKIGSERSLVLDRLASNVAKRDKCLSDMPYDGGASYEKENEMMQTHVMDQAINNAISYLGAESLRPLVQTPPGSSEVVPGISPMYQLHKPHAEGPPRSNHAAQDSAVENLLLLSKAKSVSSEREASPNNSCQDSTDTESNAEEQRGGLIYLTNHITPHARNGLSIKEEHAAYDVLRAASDGSQDACRVIGAGGEPMKVYKCEHCRVLFLDHVMYTIHMGCHGFRDPFECNMCGYHSQDRYEFSSHITRGEHRFHMS
- the IKZF1 gene encoding DNA-binding protein Ikaros isoform X17 encodes the protein METGVLTQIPRPLLSVAGPQNTRRPECADGCWDGAASWRGHTGHTDNLRTMDADESRDMSRVSGKESPPVSDTPDDGDEPMPIPEDLSTTSGGQQSSKSERGAGERPFQCNQCGASFTQKGNLLRHIKLHSGEKPFKCHLCNYACRRRDALTGHLRTHSVIKEEANHSEMAEDLCKIGSERSLVLDRLASNVAKRKSSMPQKFVGDKCLSDMPYDGGASYEKENEMMQTHVMDQAINNAISYLGAESLRPLVQTPPGSSEVVPGISPMYQLHKPHAEGPPRSNHAAQDSAVENLLLLSKAKSVSSEREASPNNSCQDSTDTESNAEEQRGGLIYLTNHITPHARNGLSIKEEHAAYDVLRAASDGSQDACRVIGAGGEPMKVYKCEHCRVLFLDHVMYTIHMGCHGFRDPFECNMCGYHSQDRYEFSSHITRGEHRFHMS
- the IKZF1 gene encoding DNA-binding protein Ikaros isoform X19 produces the protein MNGPHSGQGSRALSGAGGIRLPNGKLKCDVCGIICIGPNVLMVHKRSHTGERPFQCNQCGASFTQKGNLLRHIKLHSGEKPFKCHLCNYACRRRDALTGHLRTHSVGKPHKCGYCGRSYKQRSSLEEHKERCHNYLQSMGLPGTLYPVIKEEANHSEMAEDLCKIGSERSLVLDRLASNVAKRKSSMPQKFVGDKCLSDMPYDGGASYEKENEMMQTHVMDQAINNAISYLGAESLRPLVQTPPGSSEVVPGISPMYQLHKPHAEGPPRSNHAAQDSAVENLLLLSKAKSVSSEREASPNNSCQDSTDTESNAEEQRGGLIYLTNHITPHARNGLSIKEEHAAYDVLRAASDGSQDACRVIGAGGEPMKVYKCEHCRVLFLDHVMYTIHMGCHGFRDPFECNMCGYHSQDRYEFSSHITRGEHRFHMS